The Swingsia samuiensis genome contains the following window.
CGTCCACAAATGACCGCCATCTGGTCTCCTACAAACCGTTACCGTATCTGGTTTGAGATCGAAGCTTTGGCTTGTGAGGCTATGGCTCAACAGGGAATAATTCCAGAAAGTGCAGCAAAAAATATCCGAGAAAAAGGCGATGCAGCCATGGCTGCATTTTCTGAACAAGATATTGCACGTATTGACGAGATCGAAGCAGAAACGCGCCATGACGTCATTGCGTTCCTCACATGGCTAGCAGAAAAAATTGGTCCTGATAGCCGCTTTGTGCATTTAGGCATGACCTCTTCAGATGTTCTGGATACGTGCTTCTCTGTTCAGCTTAAGCAAGCGAGTGATCTTCTGCTCGAAGATTTAGATCAAGTCTTAAGTGCACTAAAGAAACGCGCCTATGAGCATAAAAACACAGTCACCATTGGTCGTAGCCACGCTATTCATGCAGAGCCAACAAGTTTTGGTTTAAAACTAGCTGGCCATTATGCTGAGTTTGCTCGTGATCGGGAGCGTTTGCTTCAGGCTCGAAAAGAAATTGCTGTAGGCGCTATTTCAGGAGCCGTTGGCACGTATGCGCATATTGACCCAGCAATTGAAGAATATGTTGCAAATAAACTTGGCTTAGTCGCAGAAAGCGTTTCAACGCAGGTTATTCCCAGAGATCGGCACGCCGCTTTCTTTTGCACATTAGCTGTTATTGCGAGTGGGATCGAGCGCCTCGCTGTTGAGGTAAGGCATTTGCAGCGTTCAGAAGTTCGGGAAGCAGAAGAGTTTTTCCATAAAGGGCAAAAAGGCAGCTCTGCGATGCCGCATAAAAGAAACCCCGTTCTTTCTGAGAACCTCACGGGGTTAGCGCGCCTTGTTCGTTCACATGCTATCCCTGCATTGGAAAATGTCGCGCTTTGGCACGAAAGAGATATCAGTCACTCATCTGTCGAGCGGAATATTGGCCCAGATGCAACGATAGGCCTTGATTTTGCTTTGATGCGACTTGCCGGCATGATGGAAAAGCTTGTTGTTTACCCAGATCAAATGATTGCTAATCTGGAAAGCCTCGGTGGGGTAGTCCATTCTGGTGAAGTGCTTTTAACGTTGGCTCGTGCCGGTATCTCACGTGAAGACGCCTACAAAATTGTGCAGCGCAATGCGATGGCAACGTGGACAAAGCTGGGTCATCCCGATTTTAAAACGTTCAGAGAAAATCTGGAAGCAGATCCAGAAGTATCTGGCCGTGTGAGTGCGGATGTTTTGGATAAGGCTTTTGATGCGTCTCAGCATTTAGCCCAAGTCGATCGTATTTTTGATCGCGTTTTTAATTAATCTACCAATGAGAGTGCGGAAAAGATTTTCCGCACTCTCGTAGTTTTAGTTCACTAATGCTATGAACTAAAAAGTGTCGCTGGATTTGTCGTTCTTTTAAGATTTTGAACGTAACGACGTAACCCACTAAGGATTGCATATGGCCCGCCGCCGCCAGCTTTATGAAGGCAAAGCTAAAGTTCTGTTTGAAGGTCCAGAACCAGGAACACTTGTCCAATATTTCAAAGATGATGCTACCGCTGGGAATGGCGTAAAAAATGGCATCATCACCGGAAAGGGTGTTCTTAACAACCGTATCAGCGAATACCTGATGCTTAAGTTGCATGATCTAAATATTCCAACGCATTTCATTAAACGTTTGAATATGCGTGAGCAGCTGATTCGCGAAGCTGAGATCATTCCTCTTGAAGTGGTTATTCGTAATATTGCGGCTGGATCTATTGCGAAACGCTTAGGAATAGAGGAGGGAACGCGCCTTCCAAGAACAATCATTGAATACTACTATAAGAATGATTCTCTTGGTGACCCCATGGTTTCCGATGAACATATTTCAGCTTTTAATTGGGCAACCCCACAAGAGCTGGATGATATGAATGGCATGGCGCTCCGCATTAATGATTTTCTCATGGGCGTTTTCAGCAGTGTAGGCATTACGCTCGTTGATTTTAAACTAGAGTTTGGTCGCTTGTGGGAAGGGGATGAAATGAGAATCATCCTCGCTGATGAAATCTCGCCTGATAATTGTCGTTTGTGGGATAGCAAAACAAACGAGAAAATGGACAAAGACAGATTTCGTCGTGATATGGGGAAAGTGGAAGAAGCCTATCAGGAAGTGGCTCGTCGTTTAGGTATTTTAACTGAATCAAATAATGGAGACCATCAAGGTCCGGAGGCAGTACAGTGAAAGTTCGCGTTTACGTTTCGCTTAAAGATGGTGTTCTGGACCCTCAAGGAAAAGCGGTTGAACACGCCCTTGAATCACTAGGTTTTAAAGACGTTGGAGAGGTTCGGGTAAATCGTGTGGTCGAGCTGGAACTCCCAACCAACGATGCAGACCAAGCCCGTGCTCAAGGAGAGGCAATGGCTCGCGCTCTTTTAGCAAATGAAGTGATCGAAAATTTCAGCGTTGAGGTCGAATAATGAAAGCTGTTTTTGCTAAAGCTACAACTCTTTGTTTAGCTCTTTCTTTATTAGCTCCTGCTGCACATGCTCAGCGCGTTTCAAAGGTAACAGGCACAACTCTGGGTAAAATGTGTTCCAGTGATAAAGTAACTGGAACCAGCTTATGTGATGCCTACCTTGCAGGCATTATGGATAGTGAAGTTTGGTCTAAAAAATACGATACATATAAAGACGATGCGGGCGCTCCTGTTGCTTTTTGCGTCCCTACAAGTGAAACGGCCCCTCAAATTCGAAGTAAAGTTGTAAGCTGGTTACACAGCCATAATGATGCTCTTACTCAACCAGCAGGGAAAGCTGCATATCGTGCATTACATGATACTTATGCGTGTCAGGCCAATGCGGAGGGTATGAAATGAAAGCAGGAATTGTCGTTTTTCCCGGAACGAACCGGGAGCGCGACATGGGACATGCTCTCAAGTTAGTTTCTGGCCATACACCAAAAATGATATGGCATCGGGAAACTTCTCTTGGTGATGTGGATCTTGTTGTTTTACCGGGTGGCTTTAGCTTCGGAGATTACTTGAGAAGTGGTGCTATGGCCGCACACTCTCCTATCTTACGGGAAGTGAAAGCTTTCGCAGAAAAAGGTGGCTATGTTTTAGGGGTTTGTAACGGATTTCAAACTCTAACAGAAGCACATCTTCTACCAGGCGCCTTATTACGAAATGCAGGCCTGCGTTTCCTTTCGCAAGACTGTCACCTTAAAGTAGAAAATTCTTCTTCCTCGTATACGCATCATTGGAAAAAAGGAGATGTTTTTCGTGCTCCTTTGGCGCATGGTGATGGTAATTATACCGCATCTCCTGACATCTTGAAAAAGCTTGAGGAAGAAGAGCGAGTAGCTTTCCGGTATTGCCGGTCTGATGGTACTATTTCCCACGAGGATCGTGCATCAAACCCCAATGGTAGCTTAAATTCAATTGCCGGAATTCTTAGTGAAAACCGTCGCGTTTGTGGATTAATGCCTCATCCTGAAAATTTGGTTGATGCAGAAATCGGTGGCGTTGATGGACTACCCTTATTTAAAGGCCTTGTGGAGGCTCTTGTCGGATGAGCGTGACGATTGATGCCAAGCTTGCCCAATCTTTTGGGTTAACAGGCGATGAATACAATACTGTTTTAAAGATTATGGGAAGAACGCCTAGCTTTACTGAGCTTGGTATTTTTTCTGTTATGTGGTCTGAGCATTGCTCCTATAAATCTTCACGAATTCACCTAAAAACCCTTCCTACCAAAGCGCCTTGGGTTATTCATGGCCCCGGAGAAAATGCGGGGGTGGTCGATATTGGAGAAGGTTTGGCTGCGGTTTTCAAGATGGAAAGCCATAACCATCCATCCTTTATCGAGCCTTATCAAGGGGCTGCAACAGGTGTTGGTGGTATCTTGAGAGATGTGTTCACCATGGGTGCGCGTCCTATTGCCAATCTGAATGCATTACGCTTTGGTGACCCTACACATACTGGGACACGTCGCATTGTTGATGGTGTTGTCCGGGGTGTTGGTGGGTATGGAAACTGCGTTGGTGTTCCAACGGTCGGTGGCGAAGTCAATTTCCATAAGGCCTATGATGGAAATCCTCTCGTCAATGCTATGACGGTTGGAATTGCTCATAAAGATAAGATTTTCCTTTCGGCCGCCGCCGGTGTGGGTAATCCAGTTGTATATGTCGGATCAAAAACAGGTCGGGATGGCATTCATGGGGCAACCATGTCTTCCGCTGAGTTTGATGACGAAGCCGCATCCAAACGTCCAACCGTACAGGTTGGGGACCCATTCATTGAAAAATTGCTGATTGAAGCATGTTTAGAACTGATGGCTACGGATGCCATTGTGGCTATTCAAGATATGGGTGCGGCTGGTCTAACGTCTTCTGCCGTAGAGATGGCAGGCAAGGGAGGCGTTGGGATCGAACTGGATCTTGATGCAGTCCCGCAGCGTGAGCCAAATATGACGGCTTATGAGATGATGCTTTCAGAGAGCCAAGAGCGTATGCTGATGGTTCTCAAGCCAGAGCGGACGGAAGAAGCCCGAGCTATTTTCGAAAAATGGGATCTCGACTTTGCTATTATTGGGCATCTGACCGATACTGGGCATATTACGGTTAAGCATAAAGGGGCTGTAGAAGCCAATATTCCTCTGGATCCTTTGGCTGAAGCTGCTCCTTTGTATGATCGTCCTACTGTTCCATTAAATTTGGCGGGGCATATTCAACCACCGCCAGATCCTGTTGGAATTGAACACGCTTTATTAACTCTCATTGGTTGCCCGGACTTGGCTTCTAGAGCTTGGGTTTGGAATCAATATGATGCGACCGTTGGTGGCAATACAGCTCGCAAACCAGGTGCAGCAGATGCTGCGATTGTTCGTGTTGATGGAACACGTCTTGGGTTGGCGCTGACAACAGATTGTACCCCACGCTACTGCCAAGCAAACCCCAAGTCTGGTGGTGCGCAGGCTGTTGCTGAAGCATGGCGAAATATTACAGCTACTGGTGCTAAGCCGTTAGCTGTTACCGATAACCTTAATTTTGGTAATCCAGAACGCCCAGAAATTATGGCTCAAATTGCAGAAGCTATAAAAGGAATGGCTGAAGCATGTAAGGCTTTGGATTTCCCAGTCGTTAGTGGGAACGTTTCGCTTTATAACGAAACACGTTCTCCTTCTGGTCTAGCTCAAGCTATTCTTCCAACACCTGCCATTGGTGGACTAGGTGTTATTGAAGATGCGTCTAAATCTATTGGTTTAGCGATGCCAGAGGATCATGATCTGGTTCTTATCGGTGAGATTCGTGGCGAATTAGGCCAATCTTTGTGGTTGCGAGAGATTTGCCATCGTGAAGATGGCGCTCCACCATGTGTTGATTTGCATGCTGAGCGAAACAATGGTGATTTTGTAAGAGAGCAAATCCAGAAAGGCCATGTAACGGCGTGCCATGATATTGCCGATGGTGGTTTGCTCATCACCTTAGCTGAAATGGCGATGGCCGGAAATGTTGGGTGTAAATTACAGCCTCATCCTTCTGCGCTGGAGCCACATGCTTTCTGGTTTGGGGAAGACCAAGCCTGTTATGTTATCGCGACAAAACATGCGTCTGATATAATTTCGGAAGCTGAAGCAAAGCATGTCCCTGTTCGGAAGCTCGGTCACTCTGGTGGTAATGCTTTGTCACTTTCTAATGGTGTCTCTCTCAAGATAGAACGTTTACGCACCATAAATGATGCATTCTTTCCTAAGTTCATGGGAGAAGGGAATTAATCTATGCCAATGACGGTTTCCCAAATTGAACATATCATTAAAGATGCAATCCCTGATGCTCAGATTTCCATCGAAGATTTGGCGGGAGATGGAGATCATTATGCCTGCACAGTGGTCAGCGAGTCTTTTCGTGGTCTTTCGCGCGTAAAACAGCATAAGCTAGTTTATGATGCGTTTGGCTCTCGTATGGGAACAGAACTCCATGCGATGGCCTTAAAAACGGTTACCCCTTGATTCGTGGGGTGCAAACCCCATTCTAATGTGAACAATATATTTGCCTCTTATATGAGCTCGCGTTAATGACGGCACATATAAGAGGAAAAAGGATCTACTTATGCCTGAAGCAGTGTTTCAAAATATTCAAAACCTCATCGATGCAAACTCTGTGATGCTTTTCATGAAAGGGGATAAACTCTTTCCTCAATGCGGTTTTTCAGCACGTGTTGTTCAGATTTTGACGCATCTTGGTGTCTCTTTTGAAACAGCCAATGTTTTAGAGAGCCCAGAATTGAGGCAGGGAATTAAAGATTTTTCTCAATGGCCAACAGTACCTCAACTCTATGTTAAAGGAGAGTTCGTAGGGGGATGTGACATTGTCACCGATATGTATCAAAGCGGTGAACTTGAAAGTCTTTTATCTGAAAAAGGGATTGCTGTTTCTAACGGTTAATCTTTGAATAGGCCAGCAGTGTGCTTTACTGTTGGCTTTTTTATGCGCCAGAGATTTTGGCATAAATAAGTCATAATCTCTCCAAAAATGGCAAGACCTTGATTTTTTTAGAAAAATCCCTAATAAGGCTTGTTCATATTGATATTTACGGCATACTTAGCTTTATCAAAATATAGGAATGGATAAATTCAATGGCGCGGCATTGGGCAGGTAAACTCGTATTAGGCGTAATGAGCATTAGTTTATGTGTTGGGGCAGGGAAAGCCCATGCACGTTCAGCTATTACTGACTATGAAGCAAGTAAGCTTACATTTGATGCCTTAACAGCTACTCCTGTCTATCATCACCATCGTACGGCTCCACATTTCTACCGTCATACTTATGCAACGAGTAAACATGCTTTAGCTTTTGCTGCTACTGCTCATCATAGTGCTTACGTAAGAAACGTTTCTTATCGTCCTAAATATATTGCAAGTGCATCAGCTCACCATCATACACGCCACCGTCGCACCTAGTTTCGTTTAAAAAAGCCGGATTGCGTCTTCAATGTGACGCATATTCATAGCTTTATCTAAAAGGTATACATCGAATCGGATATTGGGTCTTACCCAGTCCGGTTGTTGTGTAATTGTTAGATCAAGAGCTGCTAAAAGCCGTTTTTGCTGCGTTAAAGAAAGTGCTAAAGCACTCTCTTTAAGATTTTTTCTCTGCTTAACTTCAATAGCGATTAAATACATTTCATTAGAAACAAGCAGGTCTATTTCACCGTGAGGTGTTTTTCTCCGTTGAGCAAGGATGGTGAATCCTTGCTCGATAAGATGCTGCTTAACGACTTCTTCTGCTTGTAGGCCGTCAAAGTAGGCTTGTTTTCCACGATCGGATTTATTGTATATCAAGAAATCAATCTTTTAATAAACGTGCAGCATCTAAAGCAAAATAAGTTAATATTCCGCTACAGCCAGCCCGTTTAAACGCCATAAGGCTTTCCAGAATTGTTCTGTCACGGTCAAGCCAACCTTTTTCAATAGCTCCCATTATCATCGCATACTCACCAGAGACTTGGTACGCGAATGTTGGAACGGCGAAATTATCTCGGATACGACGAATAATATCGAGATAGGGCATACCAGGTTTTACCATAATCATATCTGCGCCTTCGGCTAAGTCTTGCTCAACTTCTCGCAAAGCCTCATCTGAATTCGCTGGATTCATTTGATATGTTTTTTTATCACCCGTTAATAGCCCACCAGAACCAAGAGCATCTCGAAAAGGGCCATAAAACGCAGATGCATATTTTGCCGTATATGACATAATACGAACTGTTTCAAAATTATGTTCATCAAGCGTTTCTCGGATCGCTTGAACGCGTCCATCCATCATATCGGACGGCGCTATAATATCATTTCCAGCACGAGCTTGATTAAGTGCTTGAAGCCTCAAGACTTCAATAGATTCATCATTAAGAATGCGCCCATCCTTTATCAAACCATCATGTCCATGATCTGTATATGGATCGAGAGCGACATCCCCGATGATTCCTAAATCTGGAAAATTTTTCTTTAACAATCGAGAAGCCCGGCACATTAAATTATCTGGGTTAAGTGCTTCTGTCCCTTTGGAATCTCTTAATTCTTTTGGTGTAATAGGGAAAATGGCAACTGCCGGAATACCTAAATCAACAGCTTGTTTTACATGCTCTACTAGCAAGTCCAAACTGACACGCTCCACTCCGGGCATAGAAGCAACTTTTTGACGTTGGTTTTGCCCTTCGCAGACGAAAATAGGCCAGATCAGATTATCTACGTGTAAATGGTTTTCCTGAACAAGACGTCGTGTGAAGTTATCATGACGGTTACGTCTTAGACGAGAGAGGGGGTATGATGATACGTTTTTCATACCCCAATCATGCGCTTATCTATCTCATCTGGAAAGATGACTGTGTCGTATTCCATAGAAAAAATAAACGATACATCCAATCACAAGCCACACAATTAAGCGAAGCCACGTTAAACTATCTAATGAGAAAATTACAGCAGAGCAGGAAACCACCCCCAAAGCTGGAATAATGATTCCCCCTGGGACTTTAAAGCGTCTTGGCACATTCGGGTGCCGCCAACGCAGAACAGGGACACCGATACAAACAATAATAAAAGCCAAAAGAGTTCCAATAGAAGTCATGTTGCCGAGCACGCCGATAGGAACAGTTGCGGCAAGAACACTAGAAATAACACCAAAAATAATATGAGATGTCCAAGGTGTATGTGTTTTTTTATTTAAGCGTGCAAACACTTTAGGAAGCAATCCATCATTTGACATCGTCAAAAAAACGCGAGCTTGTCCAAGAAGAAGACCAAATAAAACGGACGTATAGCCAAGGCAAATACCAAGTTTGATAATTGTATTTAACCAAACATACCCCGTCGTATTAATGGCTGTTGCAACAGGACTAGGGTCATTGGCGAGTTCTTTATAATTCACAACGCCAGTCAGAACTAAAGAGAAGGTCGCATAAACGATAGCACAAATAATAAGACTTCCTATTATTCCAATAGGAAGATCCCGTGCAGGATTACGACTATCTTGAGCTGTTGTAGAGATAATATCAAAACCGATATAAGCAAAAAAGGCCATTCCAGCAGCCCGCATAATGCCAGATAAGCCAAACTGACCATATATCCCTGTGTTTGTAGGAATAAATGGATGAAAATTAGACATTTTTATATGAGGAATACAAAATATATAAACGAGTGCAATGACAGTTAATTTTATAAAAACAATAAAATTATTGATCTTCGTAGACTCTTTAGTCCCACACATTAAAAGAGCAGAAACCAAGCTTATAATCACAATAGCTGGTGCATTAACCCAAGCATATGCTTGCGATCCGTCTGCCAGTTTAACGACCGACATAGTAGGGGCAAGAAAGCGTGGGTCAAGAACAATACCCCAGCCAGCCAGCATTGAAGATACATAACCCGACCAGCTGGAGGCGACAGCCGATGCAGCAACGGTGTATTCAAGAACAAGGTCCCAGCCAATAATCCATGCAATAAACTCTCCCATGGATGCATAGGCATAGGAGTAAGCAGAGCCACTGGATGGGATCATCCCTGCGAGTTCACCATAACACAACCCTGCAAAACCACAGGCAATCGCTGCTACAATAAAAGATAATGTAATAGCAGGGCCTGCGTTTTGACCTGCGGCTACTCCAGTTAAAGAAAACAGGCCTGCACCAATAATAATACCAACTCCCATAATGATGAGTTGTTTAGCGGACAGAACTCTTTTCAACCCAGAAGAAGATGACGGTGACGAAACGGGCTTGGTTCGCCATAGCGGGTTGGCCATGAAAGATCCTTTTTGACATGTCGATTTGTTTTTGCCGAGGAGAAGAAACTGCGTTAGATATGAAAGCAAAATCACTCTGGAGAACATCCCACCATGTCACAGCACGCTAACCATTCCCCGACAAATCCTTTTTTTCATGCCTCTCTTAAAGATGTTGATTCAGAAGTTGCTCAAATTCTTAACGATGAGTTGATTCGCCAACAAGATGGCATTGAACTCATTGCGTCAGAGAATATGGCTTCCTTTGCCGTTATGGAAGCGCAAGGCTCTGTATTAACTAATAAATATGCTGAAGGCTTACCCGGTAAGCGTTATTATGGTGGATGTGTTGACGTTGATCGTGTTGAAAACTTAGCCATTGAGCGTCTTAAAAAGATTTTTGGTGCAGAATTTGCGAATGTGCAGCCTCACTCTGGAGCCAATGCGAATCAGGCTGCTTTTATGGCTGTTGCAAAGCCAGGGGATACAATTTTAGGCTTAAGCCTTGCTGCTGGAGGCCATCTTACTCACGGAGCGGCTCCAAATTATTCTGGAAAATGGTTCAATGCAGTCCAATATGGTGTACGTAAGCAGGATGGCTTGATTGATTATGAGCAAATGGAAGAGTTAGCTCGTGAACATAAGCCGAAGATCATTGTTGCTGGTAGCTCGGCCTATCCAAGAATTATTGATTTTGCACGTTTCCGTAAAATTGCTGACGAAGTAGGGGCCTTTTTAATGGTGGATATGGCCCACTTTGCTGGGCTTGTTGCGGCTGGATTATATCCAAACCCATTAGAATTTGCTGATATTGTCACTTCAACCACTCATAAAACCCTTCGTGGACCTCGCGGTGGTGTTATTTTAACCAACAATCCTGACTTGGCTAAAAAAATTAATTCTGCTGTCTTCCCTGGCCTTCAAGGTGGACCTTTAATGCACGTTATCGCAGGGAAGGCCGTTGCTTTTGGAGAAGCTTTAAAAGTAGAGTTCCGTGATTTTCAAAGACGCGTTATTGCCAATGCAAAGGCGCTGGCAGATGAATTACAACAACGTGGTTTTGATATTGTTACGGGCGGAACTGACACGCACTTAATTCTTGTAGATCTCCGCCCTAAGAAAGTTACAGGAAAACTAGCGGAAGAAATTTTAGAAAAAGCTGGTATCACAGCCAATAAAAATGCAATTCCGTTCGATCCAGAAAAGCCATTTGTTACATCAGGTATTCGTCTAGGAAGCCCTGCTGCAACGGCTCGTGGCTTTGGGCAAGAAGAATTCCGTACAATTGCACGTATGATTGATGAAGTTCTGACGGCTGCATTGCAAGATGAGAACAAAGAAGAAGTTACTCAAAAAGTGCATGCAGAAGTAAAAGAACTATGCCGTCGCTTCCCAATTTACTCTAAAGCATCAGCCTAACATTAAAATGCAGTACGTCTTGCGAGACGTACTGCTAATTGACCTCGTTGAGGACGCAAATTAGGGATAATTAAGAAACAATCATCATAAGGTGTTTGGATTAGATCATCTCCATCACGAGCAATGATTGTGCCGGCTTTTGGAATGCAAGTATTTCCTACCCACGTTTCTATAAAATTAAAGTTGCTACTCAGAGCTTTTATGCTATCCGTTGTAATAATCATCTGAGTATTTTTATTTTCTTCTTTTTGTTCTTCTCCAAAATGGATTTTATAATACTTTTTTAAAAGCTCATTAATAACTTTCTCCATCACCAAAACAGTATTAACTTCCCAATGCAATCCTGCCTCTAATAAGCAAGCTCTTCCTGTCCCTGAAGGAGAGGTAAACTTTACATGTTCGATCAGTCTAGATCCGCTTTGATGCATCCAATCTATTAAAATGACTGGTTTATCATTCTCTTCAACTGCAATAGACTTCGCTAAATCAATTGATCTTATATTATTAGGAGTAATAAATAGTGGATCAGATGGCCATAATGTAGAATGAAGGTCGAGTAAAAGATCAGCTCTTTCAATAAAAGGTAATAATTCTTTTGCGCGATTTAATTCAAATGAAGACGATACGCTACGAAGACGATCATTGGACCATAATCGATTTAAATCTTCATCTAAATATCGTGCACGAATTGGGTTTGTAATATCAAATTTCTTAAAAGCTTTTAAATTAGCGGCTATTAAAGTTAAACGCCCAGATTGAGGGAATGGATTTTTTTTCCTTAAGTTCTCAAGGGCATGTCCTCCGGCAAATTCATTTCCATGGACTAGACCCGTAATAACCAAATCAGGGCCATCTTTCCCGGAATCGAAGACAATAACTCCAGATACGCCACTATTAGTTTTTTCCCAAGCAGACATATCCGGCAAAGAAAGACGAACATTGGTAGGAAAAGCAGGTCGACCACATCCAGGCAAATTTTCTTGTAATTGAGGGTACCGTACCCGAAC
Protein-coding sequences here:
- the purB gene encoding adenylosuccinate lyase, which codes for MVPRYSRPQMTAIWSPTNRYRIWFEIEALACEAMAQQGIIPESAAKNIREKGDAAMAAFSEQDIARIDEIEAETRHDVIAFLTWLAEKIGPDSRFVHLGMTSSDVLDTCFSVQLKQASDLLLEDLDQVLSALKKRAYEHKNTVTIGRSHAIHAEPTSFGLKLAGHYAEFARDRERLLQARKEIAVGAISGAVGTYAHIDPAIEEYVANKLGLVAESVSTQVIPRDRHAAFFCTLAVIASGIERLAVEVRHLQRSEVREAEEFFHKGQKGSSAMPHKRNPVLSENLTGLARLVRSHAIPALENVALWHERDISHSSVERNIGPDATIGLDFALMRLAGMMEKLVVYPDQMIANLESLGGVVHSGEVLLTLARAGISREDAYKIVQRNAMATWTKLGHPDFKTFRENLEADPEVSGRVSADVLDKAFDASQHLAQVDRIFDRVFN
- the purC gene encoding phosphoribosylaminoimidazolesuccinocarboxamide synthase, with the protein product MARRRQLYEGKAKVLFEGPEPGTLVQYFKDDATAGNGVKNGIITGKGVLNNRISEYLMLKLHDLNIPTHFIKRLNMREQLIREAEIIPLEVVIRNIAAGSIAKRLGIEEGTRLPRTIIEYYYKNDSLGDPMVSDEHISAFNWATPQELDDMNGMALRINDFLMGVFSSVGITLVDFKLEFGRLWEGDEMRIILADEISPDNCRLWDSKTNEKMDKDRFRRDMGKVEEAYQEVARRLGILTESNNGDHQGPEAVQ
- the purS gene encoding phosphoribosylformylglycinamidine synthase subunit PurS — protein: MKVRVYVSLKDGVLDPQGKAVEHALESLGFKDVGEVRVNRVVELELPTNDADQARAQGEAMARALLANEVIENFSVEVE
- a CDS encoding Rap1a/Tai family immunity protein, whose amino-acid sequence is MKAVFAKATTLCLALSLLAPAAHAQRVSKVTGTTLGKMCSSDKVTGTSLCDAYLAGIMDSEVWSKKYDTYKDDAGAPVAFCVPTSETAPQIRSKVVSWLHSHNDALTQPAGKAAYRALHDTYACQANAEGMK
- the purQ gene encoding phosphoribosylformylglycinamidine synthase subunit PurQ, which codes for MKAGIVVFPGTNRERDMGHALKLVSGHTPKMIWHRETSLGDVDLVVLPGGFSFGDYLRSGAMAAHSPILREVKAFAEKGGYVLGVCNGFQTLTEAHLLPGALLRNAGLRFLSQDCHLKVENSSSSYTHHWKKGDVFRAPLAHGDGNYTASPDILKKLEEEERVAFRYCRSDGTISHEDRASNPNGSLNSIAGILSENRRVCGLMPHPENLVDAEIGGVDGLPLFKGLVEALVG
- the purL gene encoding phosphoribosylformylglycinamidine synthase subunit PurL, with the translated sequence MSVTIDAKLAQSFGLTGDEYNTVLKIMGRTPSFTELGIFSVMWSEHCSYKSSRIHLKTLPTKAPWVIHGPGENAGVVDIGEGLAAVFKMESHNHPSFIEPYQGAATGVGGILRDVFTMGARPIANLNALRFGDPTHTGTRRIVDGVVRGVGGYGNCVGVPTVGGEVNFHKAYDGNPLVNAMTVGIAHKDKIFLSAAAGVGNPVVYVGSKTGRDGIHGATMSSAEFDDEAASKRPTVQVGDPFIEKLLIEACLELMATDAIVAIQDMGAAGLTSSAVEMAGKGGVGIELDLDAVPQREPNMTAYEMMLSESQERMLMVLKPERTEEARAIFEKWDLDFAIIGHLTDTGHITVKHKGAVEANIPLDPLAEAAPLYDRPTVPLNLAGHIQPPPDPVGIEHALLTLIGCPDLASRAWVWNQYDATVGGNTARKPGAADAAIVRVDGTRLGLALTTDCTPRYCQANPKSGGAQAVAEAWRNITATGAKPLAVTDNLNFGNPERPEIMAQIAEAIKGMAEACKALDFPVVSGNVSLYNETRSPSGLAQAILPTPAIGGLGVIEDASKSIGLAMPEDHDLVLIGEIRGELGQSLWLREICHREDGAPPCVDLHAERNNGDFVREQIQKGHVTACHDIADGGLLITLAEMAMAGNVGCKLQPHPSALEPHAFWFGEDQACYVIATKHASDIISEAEAKHVPVRKLGHSGGNALSLSNGVSLKIERLRTINDAFFPKFMGEGN
- a CDS encoding BolA family protein, yielding MPMTVSQIEHIIKDAIPDAQISIEDLAGDGDHYACTVVSESFRGLSRVKQHKLVYDAFGSRMGTELHAMALKTVTP
- the grxD gene encoding Grx4 family monothiol glutaredoxin is translated as MPEAVFQNIQNLIDANSVMLFMKGDKLFPQCGFSARVVQILTHLGVSFETANVLESPELRQGIKDFSQWPTVPQLYVKGEFVGGCDIVTDMYQSGELESLLSEKGIAVSNG
- a CDS encoding YraN family protein — its product is MIYNKSDRGKQAYFDGLQAEEVVKQHLIEQGFTILAQRRKTPHGEIDLLVSNEMYLIAIEVKQRKNLKESALALSLTQQKRLLAALDLTITQQPDWVRPNIRFDVYLLDKAMNMRHIEDAIRLF
- the hemB gene encoding porphobilinogen synthase; this translates as MKNVSSYPLSRLRRNRHDNFTRRLVQENHLHVDNLIWPIFVCEGQNQRQKVASMPGVERVSLDLLVEHVKQAVDLGIPAVAIFPITPKELRDSKGTEALNPDNLMCRASRLLKKNFPDLGIIGDVALDPYTDHGHDGLIKDGRILNDESIEVLRLQALNQARAGNDIIAPSDMMDGRVQAIRETLDEHNFETVRIMSYTAKYASAFYGPFRDALGSGGLLTGDKKTYQMNPANSDEALREVEQDLAEGADMIMVKPGMPYLDIIRRIRDNFAVPTFAYQVSGEYAMIMGAIEKGWLDRDRTILESLMAFKRAGCSGILTYFALDAARLLKD
- a CDS encoding APC family permease yields the protein MANPLWRTKPVSSPSSSSGLKRVLSAKQLIIMGVGIIIGAGLFSLTGVAAGQNAGPAITLSFIVAAIACGFAGLCYGELAGMIPSSGSAYSYAYASMGEFIAWIIGWDLVLEYTVAASAVASSWSGYVSSMLAGWGIVLDPRFLAPTMSVVKLADGSQAYAWVNAPAIVIISLVSALLMCGTKESTKINNFIVFIKLTVIALVYIFCIPHIKMSNFHPFIPTNTGIYGQFGLSGIMRAAGMAFFAYIGFDIISTTAQDSRNPARDLPIGIIGSLIICAIVYATFSLVLTGVVNYKELANDPSPVATAINTTGYVWLNTIIKLGICLGYTSVLFGLLLGQARVFLTMSNDGLLPKVFARLNKKTHTPWTSHIIFGVISSVLAATVPIGVLGNMTSIGTLLAFIIVCIGVPVLRWRHPNVPRRFKVPGGIIIPALGVVSCSAVIFSLDSLTWLRLIVWLVIGCIVYFFYGIRHSHLSR